A genomic stretch from Oreochromis niloticus isolate F11D_XX linkage group LG11, O_niloticus_UMD_NMBU, whole genome shotgun sequence includes:
- the nrsn1 gene encoding neurensin-1 produces the protein MTSCSEICGSEYSEQVQTGGKYQQYGVRSYLHQFYEDCTASIWERDEDFQIQRLPSRWSSLLWKVCLTFGTLILFAGLIVVLVGYATPAKIEAFGEDDLLFVDSHAVSFNRALDVCKLTGAVLFCVGGTSMAVGLLLSAFAKSYSKEELFLQQKFKERLADLQATVGTPIMRAPTPGEGKVPVTLTKVQNIQPVTTKSEP, from the exons ATGACTTCTTGCTCAGAGATCTGTGGGTCAGAATATAGTGAGCAAGTTCAAACCGGTGGGAAATACCAGCAGTATGGAGTCCGCTCCTACCTACACCAG TTTTATGAGGACTGCACAGCTTCTATCTGGGAACGTGATGAAGATTTTCAGATTCAGAGATTGCCTAGCAGGTGGAGCTCTTTACTCTGGAAG GTCTGTCTCACGTTCGGTACCCTGATCTTGTTTGCGGGCCTCATTGTTGTTTTGGTAGGTTATGCCACTCCAGCCAAGATTGAAGCATTTGGTGAAGATGATCTGCTCTTTGTTGACAG ccATGCCGTCAGTTTCAACCGTGCACTGGATGTTTGTAAGCTGACTGGTGCAGTGCTGTTCTGTGTGGGAGGCACCTCCATGGCTGTGGGTCTCCTGCTGTCTGCCTTTGCCAAAAGCTACTCCAAAGAAGAATTGTTTCTGCAACAGAAGTTTAAGGAGAGGTTGGCAGATCTGCAAGCAACAGTTG GTACTCCAATAATGAGAGCACCAACTCCCGGAGAAGGAAAGGTGCCAGTCACACTTACCAAAGTTCAGAACATCCAGCCAGTGACCACAAAGTCAGAGCCCTGA